ttattgtaaccattattgttatattttttttagccattggatcactattaaatggttgtaattaatttggaaattaaataaaaaaaataaaaaatgacatgtaacctgatattaacctgttaatttatttcctttttaaactttaattaagattaattatattttaaaattatattaagtataattattaattaatttttacaatttattattaaataaggatcttttagcaatttatttttcttacacttaaattattttaatttttataacaaaactcttaataatttaaaattatacacatataatttcataattaaaattttattatacttataatattaatttaaaatgattacaCTTTATTATACTTCTTGTATTTCAATGTATCTTAATAATATCATCTCTTGTATTGTCAATATTGTACTTCATCTGGGTTCTGACTAAATTTGCTATCTTATTCTTATTTAGATTTGTTTCATCGTCAATTATGTGTGCTTGAAAAGTATGTTTTTTTTATCGATCCAGCATGGGTAAAATTTATAATTGCAAGATAAAGTGCCATAGGAATGGGagtcaattttaaatgttattgttGCTGCTAGCACTttctttctagaactagtttccATTGATGAGTGCCTTTTAATGTAATTTTGAATAAAGATTCGGGCTCAAGGCTGAATGATATTTCATTATGTACAAGGCAAAAAGGTTAAAGTTTCAATATTCCTTGTCTCAGCTACCCAAAAGGTTTGTCTCCCAAATGCAATGCTAAAATAATTGGTTGCTTAAAGTTGTCCATAAAAGGGGAGAAATTTGTCTAACACATCCTAATCTACAGGTGTGGATGGACTTATATAGTCTTCTAAATTTTTATCAATctgcaaaaaatttaaaaaatcattcCAAACAGCTACATCAGGATCAATCCATTCATGGCTAACATCTTCAGTGTCATGCTCAATTCCACTGTTACTCATGTTAGAGACATTTTTTTCAGAGGCAGAGCCAGGAGGGAATGTTTGGGGGGGCCAAaccatatcaaaatttaagtgATAAATATTCAAATACATTTAAATTGATAATTAAGATTAAAATATTGAATGCCTCTCTTGCATATAAAATAAAGCTTAACATGATCAcgctagttacaaaaatagtggTCGTTATTATTTGGTTtgaaataagaaagaaaaaaaaagttaagatgATATCTAATTCTTTATAAGACAGTTGTGTTGAtcttttaactttttaatttttatctttttattaataaattatgttGTAGGCTGTGGTTTTGCTAACTACTTATATTATAtacttattaaaatttaatattaaatggaAGAATAAATGgtttgcaaaatgaaaaataaaactgagcactttaatattattaatattgttaaaATGTATTATATTGACCAAATGAAcacaatatgtatatataaattatttttcttgttctctaacattttttttagttttagtttgaTTGGAGGGGTCATgccacaaacaagtaataaaaagactcacatatatatataaaaaaatatatgaaagaaTATATAACATATTTTGAGTGTGGGGGGCCCCTGATCTTCTTCacatttctttttcacaaaactcatgaaatgaaaaaaaattatcttcatCTTCGGACAAATTTGCTATAGGTTCAATGTTTTCGTTGTCAATCATTTTCGATGTAAGTGTGGGAGAGTGAATGAAAGAGGATAATTGCGAGTAAGACTTTAGTTAAttagaatttataattaaaaaaataaaaatcaagatTTTAAAGATTAATTAGGTTTTAATTAAGTGTCCATATAATATCATcatgttttttaatttataaggaCACATCCTGCAAAAAAGAAGCAAGGTGTGTTCTtgtaaaaaactttattataaggacaaaattttaatttatataaaaataattttaatttttgtaaaaaaaaattgcaaatattataattaaatatcttaattgttaaaataattaagctaagagatttatatataaataaaaaaattatttataaattttaattgctaaaaagggtcttctttaatatttatttaattactagaaaataatttattataattaattaattctaaaaatagaatttttaccTATTGGTAACCTTCTATTAtaggtcaaaaaaaaaaaatataaccatatggttacaataaaaatgtaaccattgaatagtcactcataaatatatatatatatatatatatatatatatttatatggaagaggttctaatggttacatttttattgtaaccatcatggttacattttttttagccattggatcagtattaaatggttgtgattaatttggaaattaaataaaaaaaaaataaaaataacatgtaacctgatattaacctgttaatttatttccttttaaaactttaattaaaattaattatattttaaaattaaattaagtataattattaattaatttgttgcaatttattattaaataaggatcttttagcaatttatttttttgcacttaaattattttaatttttacaacaaaactcttaataatttaaaattatacacatataatttcataattaaaattgcattatacttataatattttaatttaaaataattacagtttttttttttttttgaaaacataaAATGATTACATTTATTATATAGAGATGTCAACATTGTACATCATCAATATTGTACTTCTTTTCACATTATGTTCAACGTTCCTTACTCTTTCATTCCCTCAATCTTGCTCTCGAACCCATCAAACCCCTGCGCCTCCAGTTATTATTTTAGAATCTGGGTGGGATAGTCAGGGTTGGGGAGAAACAAGAGTATGGGATAATGGGAGGATGGAAATTGAGGTGACCAAGGCTTCAGGGCTTTCCTGttccaataaattaaaatttttgaaaaaaaaaagagtgtaaataataaatattataattaaataggttaattgttaaaataattaaatcaagggaattatatataaataaaaaaattatttataaattttaattgctaaaataggcttttgttaaatatttatttaattacttaaaaaatagttaattataattaattaattctaaaaatggaatttttacctattggtaacctgctattgcaggtccaaaaaaaatgtaaccatatggtcacaataaaaatgtaaccattgaatagtcacccatatttatatataggtatgttcttaatgggtattacccatgtatgggtattttattcttcaccattggatcaaatatataatggttgatatttataatcattaattaaatattgaaaaattaatatttcttattttgttattctctatattcctaaaatagataaaactattaatagaattaaaaaatttataaatggaattgttatttaaaaactaaaaactaaaaaaaaaaaactaacaaattatttttttaataaaaatcattttaaagattaaaaagaaaaaaagtgtgaatttatctttttataaaatttcttcaaactagaattctaaattgcattactgaaaacaaaaaaaaaaataataattttaagctttaaactgtaatacatataaaatgtataagattttttttatctttaattttataataattaataattatttatatgtttttattttttttaaaatacttgagctcaccaaatctataagaacaaaaccaatgaagaaaattttaacaaaaaaaatgaaggaagaaaaaagtgtcataaacattattgaataatggcaattgccaacacaagaatttcagcacaaaaaattatatttgacccctagacaagattatcatttTCCAAtcctaaaatataaataatgaacaacacctcattagttattctaggacaatgatgcatggtaatatcaaaaaaatcattggatgataataatatttctctaatAATGATAgtctaagtaagaactaagaagtattgtagcgttttatttttaagagtatgaataatattaagataATTGGATTCTACAATTAAGCTCTTATTCTCCtaataaaaaaacacattaatatacatgtaaatgatttttaattttacaataataaattattaataaactcacaatttcataaaataataaagtagtaattttaattaatttttaaaaataatttataattttttttagaataattagcttttttagtccctgtacttatgacactatactatgatgccccttaatttataagtgtagttaaaaataccccctaaaatatatcaattggaatagtataatccttctatctaattctgttaaaattgactaaagttgactgttaaattaataatgtggcattatacatagatagtagttgaaaaattatataccattaggaaaataaattacaagtcataaaaattacaatcacaggaaaaaaaaatgaaaaataaaatcccaaaaaatagaatatcattaccttaattttccaaaaatcccatgttctttctagtgatatccatctcttcaaatactgtagaatcctaattttacacctttttctaatttgaactgctaaaaaacgattggaattattttaataaaattatttttattaaatttttttaaaaggttatgaaatcattttttaatcatctttcattgtcagttattatgccacctcatagtcaattttccctctaaaaagagatgaaattactactctatcctttgttataataccacatcatcaatacaaacggtatttttaaacaaaatagacagaaggactaaatgtatgcatataaaattatacaaggactatttgtaacaagctgaatagattaaggggcataatagtatagtgtcataagtacaaggggtaaaaaagataattattcttttttttaaaatattaattgtaattattatttttaattttataaaaaataaatatagtttttttaaaaaaaataattgttagaaacttgccataaaaagttattagattgttacctaattaatttttttagttcccatcaatgggtattacccgTTAAGAagtgttctatatatatatatatatatattacaatattgttgttgtttgtgTGTGAAAAGAGGGTTGTTGCAAAATTTGAAATGAGTGGAAATGAAGAGAAAGCAGTGCAGCTTCTTAAGAAAAAATTGGATCATATACAAGAAATAAAGCCTCTTGAGGCTTATGAGATCGAGATGTTACTCGTAGAAATGCTCATTTACAAGGTATCATATAGACATACAATACTCATTATATTAACTTCTCTTGTACTAGCTAGATAGTGActcaataatattaatatatatatatatatgtactccaaaaatacaagtaaaaattacataaaatatggcTTTTTcttaaacattatggtaagaaaataaaaagttacttaaacttttatatttttgtttgattaaTTATACATTTTGACTGATTAATTATGATGTACTTTTAGGGTAACTATATGAtggcaaaaagaaagaaatgcttaactaaacaaaatatttcTGATCCACGTCCTCCACTATATCAGGTACAACACCAATTAATTTAGCCTTATTATTAAAGATATATGTACGTACCAAAACAACTTGTACACTTTTTTGAAGAAATTAAATTATTCTTTTAGGGTTTTTTTGGGCCCTAAATGCAAGTCTAACCTGACTTAATAACATCTTTATAATAACATGATTAATAAGTACAATCGACTCTTATTataatatgatatatttttaaataaatgtggATGTGACATGCAGGCTATTATCTGCATGGCTTTAGAGCCCTTCAAAATAGAGGAAGCACAAGAATATTGGAAGGATTTTATTGAATTAAGAGCCAATTTTAGTGTAGAACCAGTCTTTAGAGAAAGCATGGAAGAAATTGGTATCTATGAAATCATTACAAATTTCCAGGACTTTCAAATGGTTGTGAAGATGCTTTTGGTGGACATCAACAAGGAACATCAAAAGAGGTTAAAGTCCAATTGGTTCGCGATTTGAAGATTTGTATTTCTAGAAGAGTAATGCTAGACAGACACTCGATCATTTTATTACACCCTCGAAATTGATACgctatttaaatttattattgtaacgTATATAGTATTGAATTGTAGAAAGCTAAATTGAGCGAAAAAGTAGTCATAGACATACCCTATTAATTTTACACACTCTTCTCGTAAAGAAATGGTCTCAAGTTATAAAATCTCTCATTCTCACAAATGTAAGAAAATTGGGAAAGAAAAAACCAAACCTCGTACAGTTAGTGATTTTATCCCCTGATGAACTTTCAACACATTTGATCATGTCCCTTAAAAtatacgacttgttaaaaattaCTCAGAAACtcttatatttatagaaatttaGTCATTCTATTAGGTCAGTTTTTTCATATAATTCTGTTTAAATGCTTACGTAAATTTAGTGACaacattttagtcacaacataattaaattttttgtgactaatataatttttagacttttagtcacaacaaaaaattatttgtgagtaaaagataatatttttagatataagtatattaatttagttttagtcacaacaagtattgtgactaaaaatacatttagtcacagcAAATTGTGATATTTGTGACTAATatctttagtcacaaattttttagtcataacataacataagaatgatgatttataattagagtaatttgcgacaTAACTTCCATAAGTACTATTAGTTTATTGTAACTAACCtctaattctaaaattttagtgataaaacCGCCAAAACTCATgttctgttagcaatttaatattttcatctaTTTTTGGGTGTTAAGTGTCATGTTGGAATATCCACGCTTGTACACAgtatacacgtggcacaatttaatTGGCTCATGTAAatgaatatttaaaattaaaataatatttaaaataaagaaaaatattttaaaaattaaaagtaaaataaattttttcattCCGAcaaaatttttttcttcattatttttatttttcttgttcttcatcttcttcacaTGATCGACATCCACCATCACCAATCCACCGAAACCATCACTTCCTACCAACCACCGTACTATCCACAACTACCACCAAAACCACCACTAATCACCAACGCCACTACCGTACCctattttttatatctaaatcACAAATACACACAAAAAGAagcaaaacaaacaaaaaaaataaactaaatctGAGAACCCCAGATCTGAAAACACTTTCACGTTCATCCAACCCCAGATCTGAAGCCTTCTCGCGCAATGCATCCACCTCTCCTTCTCTTACCAGAAAACTTGGCGAAAATCTGAAAAATGACCTCCTTCTCCACCTAGGGCTTCTTCAGTCATCGAACGGCTCGGGAAGCCATTCGTGCTTCCATTTTGGCCGTGGATGGACGGAGACAACCCTCCGACGTTGGGCCGAGCTAAAcgcagagagagaaagaaagaaagaaaaatgagaGAGATAAAGGAATCGAGTTGGGTTCTTTTAGTCATGGGGACTATTCAGATGGTGGTTTGGCCTGGGGGTGGTCGAAGAATGGATGGGTTGTGGCTATGCGAGAATGAACAGAGGGAGAAAGTGGGAGATGCGACTGAAAGGGAATGGCTGAGAGGGAATTAGGGTTCCTAGTTTTTAGGTTTCAAAATTAGGGTTTTagtttttcagtttttaatttaattaagttttatattttatttatttcaaaatttattttttttttcctaatttcaaatttttttatttttttaaataattatttatgtggaCTAATTAAATTGTGTCAtgtgtacactgtgtacacgtggacattccaACATGGCACTTAACACCCAAAAATAGATGAAAATGTTAAACTGCTAACAGAATACGGGTTTTAGGGGTTTTACCactaaaattttagaattgggaGTTAGTTGCAATAAACTAGACACTTATAAgggttatgccgcaaattactcttataattaatgatcttttttacttttattcacAAGTTTCGTtataactaaaagtaaaaaaaaaaaaaaattatagtgaaAATTATcctttgttgaccgaggttttcggcaactattaaaatatgattataataaagagctgtaagaaagtgagatgaagattttttacgtggttggggcgttaatgagccttagtccacgagcctctgttattaatggatgtatttaatacagattctacacttgagagaatgtctttctctcaaatacagagaatgttcttggtgagtattttctcttcttgctcttttgcaaaccaagattctcgaccccattaaatgagctttgagggggtatttatagtgttttggtggggtaatccctagaattgttcttacacatgtatctgtaagtatccataaagttgggcatttccgatgaatataccatgggtgatgcatggtcaaatccctaggtgctgtagggcttttatgaagaatgtcatttttgccttgtgattgacatgactcttcgcagagtagccgtcgctagacttaaatgatcattactgtagcgctgctatttgggggttgtgccgtcagactttattgcgtgttacagtcccaacacgcttcctcccatgcagcattaaatgcgacttgattgctcgggagagacctgacatatcccggagagccttcacgctatactagcttcctggagtaccttgtactccgggtgcctcctccgggacccatgctaacagcgcttccttgtggcgcacaaagacttattaaatgtttacaagttatctgacccacgtgtcccctctcgactggtccacgtagtTTGGGCGGGTacggagcaacatttaccccccaagccttgtttacttagtaaaaataaaccaaggcttgttcaagtgtctccggttgactcctcgtttccctagctcaagcttcgagcgcgtgggggaaaattaaatgatgtcatttaatgcagcgatttgctttttgcaggaatgtctccagccgcctcctcggtcttctgatacgatcttggggcgcgtggaggtgcgtctgataatggcattaaatgtagcgattcacttttggagaggtcgattcgtttcacgccccatgattgatgcggcgcattaatggtgtcagacggatactcaaacgtttccaccgccttaatggtagattgatctgatccgttgattttcaggaattcgaatcgtgcgtctcccccaccgtgcgattggtaggtgatgacgcctgttcctcatgcgtttttgcctataaaagccaccacctttccttcatttcggttactttccattccttgccatttctgctcgaatttcccagagagaaaattcctcaaagtagcacgaactgcTTTAATACTTAAACACTTCTTTCAGTCTTCCAGCGTTTGACTTcgccagttcttctcaactttcactcaaccacattcagtacccccagttcaacgatctactgtaagtttcttgcatccttagataataacatgcttatatttacttcgttcgttttctgggttcgtacttagaggcttctgggtgtgtgagtgtttaagttcttcgtttaacagttgcttagggcataggaaggcttttctcttttctttttctttttacaaaaccactttctgcgatctcactgcacccgacacttgttcagggattctctccagagtttctcatgtgacacgtgtccggagggggcctctttccagcggttaggggacccccactccctttttcttgatttagggtttggtatgggacctaactatcttggacttttctttttccctttttgtttttctcggAACACAAAATGTACGCCAcggctcaaaatcttcgaagaagaaagggaaaggtatggccacgctggaggaggtttctctgggacccgttgcccaggaggggtataagtcccgtgcaactggttgggaagcggccgagctttgatcgaccctgacttgtccccaccagctggagaacattattaatgtggctgggatcaaaccctctacctcagggaccttccaccggcctcctcgtgactcggagacgcctaatcataactatgacggcttcggggcttggagccagacccatttgatgaccggtgccatgctcccgctccaagattactttgttaattttcttgtatttgtcggccttgcgccataccaacttattcctcaagcttaccgcctgctctcaggcttatttattttttacaccgcccgtggctgggggtctcccggccggcggaaattttatatttttatgaacttgtatccgtccccaagaaaggggacaaacttaaggatggtttttatgggttccggatccaccctgctaacgagggggtggttccgtataataggcagactcatgttaaggagtaccgccaccgctttttcttttcttccgggttcagggccgtggaccacccggagcttctcacggagtgggtgcggatcccaccttaccagcggacgcttcccactcaggttttccttcgaagggcccaagccttcgcctcctacgaccacgcttagatcttgatgtcgggggcctggttaccacggagaattgcagaaaggccaaacttatcctttctcatcaatccgtggatgactccaacctctcacgggtcatttgccccaatgtgagggcgcctgttgcggagaaggccttccgggacgagctcattgccacggcagagaagaagtaccaagattatctctaccggaag
This region of Cannabis sativa cultivar Pink pepper isolate KNU-18-1 chromosome 7, ASM2916894v1, whole genome shotgun sequence genomic DNA includes:
- the LOC115697890 gene encoding uncharacterized protein LOC115697890, producing the protein MATYPNFYDFFTTTSNYRVVARPMAILGGTYLAFAYLHSGGWWKERMPRVCKRSITLAALHGGEMALGRLKDYQEARTDAQNLDGAENTLQNLLFLNNNHDQLDFPSIQRVVAKFEMSGNEEKAVQLLKKKLDHIQEIKPLEAYEIEMLLVEMLIYKGNYMMAKRKKCLTKQNISDPRPPLYQAIICMALEPFKIEEAQEYWKDFIELRANFSVEPVFRESMEEIGIYEIITNFQDFQMVVKMLLVDINKEHQKRLKSNWFAI